Proteins from one Kazachstania africana CBS 2517 chromosome 1, complete genome genomic window:
- the YPT6 gene encoding Rab family GTPase YPT6 (similar to Saccharomyces cerevisiae YPT6 (YLR262C); ancestral locus Anc_6.49): protein MSSNNAVQNANKSSKGGKSLSKYKIVFLGEQGVGKTSLITRFMYDTFDDHYQATIGIDFLSKTMYLDDKTIRLQLWDTAGQERFRSLIPSYIRDSKVAIVVYDITKKKSFEFIDKWVDDVKNERGEENVVLCIVGNKNDLGDERQVSTEEGEAKAKKLGAKIFMETSTKAGYNVKNLFKRIAKSLPEFQSENTDESSLDNKLSSNTGGNNSSSNGKAGVIDISTTDGQEQSSCQC, encoded by the coding sequence ATGAGTAGTAATAACGCAGTGCAGAATGCTAACAAATCATCAAAGGGAGGCAAATCACTAAGCAAATACaaaattgtatttttaGGTGAACAAGGTGTTGGTAAGACATCTTTGATCACGAGGTTCATGTACGATACATTTGACGACCATTATCAAGCCACTATTGGGATAGATTTTTTATCCAAAACCATGTACCTCGACGATAAGACAATAAGATTACAACTGTGGGATACTGCAGGACAAGAAAGATTCAGGTCATTAATTCCATCTTACATCAGAGACTCAAAAGTAGCTATTGTCGTCTATGATATCACTAAGAAGAAATCGTTCGAATTCATTGATAAATGGGTCGATGAcgttaaaaatgaaagaggtgaagaaaatgttGTGCTTTGCATTGTTGGTAATAAGAATGATCTGGGTGATGAAAGACAGGTTTCAACTGAAGAAGGAGAGGCTAAAGCTAAGAAATTGGGTgctaaaatttttatgGAAACTTCTACAAAAGCAGGTTATAACGTTAAAAActtattcaaaagaattgcCAAATCATTACCTGAATTTCAAAGTGAAAATACCGATGAAAGTTCACTAGACAATAAGCTTAGTTCAAACACTGGTGGAAATAACTCAAGTTCAAATGGTAAAGCAGGCGTCATAGATATATCTACCACTGATGGTCAAGAACAGAGTAGTTGTCAATGTTAA
- the HTZ1 gene encoding histone H2AZ (similar to Saccharomyces cerevisiae HTZ1 (YOL012C); ancestral locus Anc_6.43), with translation MSGGKAHGGKGKSSGDSSSLRAQSSSARAGLQFPVGRVKRYLKRNASGKVRVGSKAAIYLTAVLEYLTAEVLELAGNAAKDLKVKRITPRHLQLAIRGDDELDSLIRATIASGGVLPHINKALLLKVEKKTGIRK, from the coding sequence ATGTCAGGCGGTAAAGCACACGGTGGTAAAGGTAAATCCAGTGGAGATTCCAGTTCCTTAAGGGCACAATCATCTTCAGCAAGAGCCGGTCTACAATTTCCTGTTGGTAGAGTTAAGagatatttgaaaagaaacgCCAGTGGTAAGGTAAGAGTGGGTTCTAAGGCTGCTATCTATTTAACTGCTGTTTTAGAATATTTAACCGCTGAAGTGCTGGAATTGGCTGGTAACGCAGCAAAGGATCTTAAAGTTAAGAGAATCACTCCAAGACATTTGCAATTGGCCATTAGAGGTGATGACGAATTAGACTCCTTGATTAGGGCTACTATCGCTTCTGGTGGTGTCTTACCTCATATAAATAAGGCGCTTTTACTAAAAGTAGAGAAGAAAACAGGTATTAGAAAGTAA
- the HRD1 gene encoding E3 ubiquitin-protein ligase HRD1 (similar to Saccharomyces cerevisiae HRD1 (YOL013C); ancestral locus Anc_6.45) — protein MIVQSRKQQLVIFSMIIYLLTIITIFTSYKSSKTFLQCTIKLTQGINVLILAIFTALNLFLLWEFLRWILFGELRLIEHEHIFERLPFTIINVLFMISIFNEYQFFNALVFALILSVLKVFHWILKDRLESLLQSINDATDLKNLIFSRYMLNLAIFSVLDFWICSNTYRAFRGYDNNNSTNNNQNADSSNLMNKNNLTPTNKKALFLLFGMEFFVLFLDLINLAMHTVLNFYEFYCSQRATAHHNVNAGTDEESEEEADGDDDDANFNGLEGKFMYEKLIDVSTKFFKTIVHIFVLIQTKLQIMVLKDVVWDCLTLYQDSISLWKIYKNNKQLDDKLPTLSVNDVENDNDNICIVCMDDLVPSLHGKEAVEMTQADIDSISKSKRPKKLPCGHMLHLSCLKNWMERSQTCPICRLPVFDENGNVKPFLHTTTNNNMQPNNDADVTSTTATNSRTDTSTPMTDVPTPTRTSASALTTSSIITQDFKNGITPIDSVEWYAFEIDSISDARNEVKFNVRNASSNNRSIPMKLLIERMEETAEGQIVIPDSAFSRE, from the coding sequence ATGATAGTTCAAAGTAGGAAGCAACAGTTGGTCATCTTTTCCATGATAATATACCTCCTAACTATAATAACCATCTTCACATCCTATAAATCATCAAAGACATTCTTACAATGCACTATCAAACTGACTCAAGGTATTAACGTACTCATATTAGCAATATTTACGgcattgaatttattcCTACTATGGGAATTCCTAAGATGGATACTGTTCGGTGAATTAAGACTGATTGAACACGAGCACATCTTTGAGAGATTACCCTTTACAATAATCAACGTCCTATTTATGATTTCCATATTCAACGAATATCAATTCTTTAACGCACTTGTATTTGCTCTAATATTATCGGTCCTAAAAGTATTCCATTGGATATTAAAGGATAGGTTAGAATCATTGTTGCAAAGTATAAATGACGCTACGGatctaaaaaatttaatattttcaagatatatGTTGAATCTAGCAATATTCAGTGTATTAGATTTCTGGATTTGTTCAAATACCTACCGTGCATTCCGAGGttatgataataataactcTACTAACAATAATCAAAACGCTGATAGCTCGAATCTAATGAATAAAAACAATTTAACACCTACTAACAAGAAAGCACTATTTCTCCTATTTGGTATGGAATTCTTTGTATTATTCCTGGATTTAATAAATCTGGCAATGCATACTGTGTTAAACTTCTATGAATTTTACTGTTCCCAAAGAGCAACAGCTCATCACAATGTCAATGCCGGAACTGATGAAGAGTCCGAAGAAGAGGCTGACGgcgatgatgatgatgccAACTTCAACGGTTTGGAAGGTAAATTCATGTATGAGAAACTCATTGACGTTTCCacaaaattcttcaaaacaaTAGTTCACATTTTTGTATTAATTCaaacaaaattacaaattatGGTATTAAAAGATGTGGTCTGGGATTGTTTAACCTTGTATCAAGATTCAATCTCTCTatggaaaatttacaaaaataataaacaaCTAGATGACAAATTGCCTACCCTTTCAGTAAATgatgttgaaaatgataatgacaatATCTGTATAGTGTGTATGGATGATTTAGTGCCATCTTTACATGGAAAAGAAGCTGTCGAAATGACTCAAGCAGATATTGATtcgatttcaaaatctaaaaGACCCAAAAAATTACCTTGTGGTCATATGTTACATTTATCatgtttgaaaaattggatgGAAAGATCACAGACATGTCCAATCTGTAGGTTGCCTGTATTCGATGAAAATGGAAATGTCAAACCATTCCTTCATACAACAACAAACAATAATATGCAACCTAATAATGACGCCGATGTGACTTCTACAACAGCGACCAATTCAAGAACCGATACGTCAACGCCTATGACCGATGTACCTACTCCTACACGGACAAGTGCGAGTGCTCTCACCACTAGCAGTATTATTACtcaagattttaaaaaCGGCATTACTCCTATAGACTCCGTAGAATGGTATGCATTTGAAATCGATTCAATTTCTGACGCAAGGAATGAAGTCAAATTCAATGTAAGGAACgcatcttctaataataGAAGCATACCCATGAAACTGTTAATTGAGCGCATGGAAGAGACGGCAGAAGGGCAAATTGTTATACCTGACTCTGCGTTCTCGCGCGAATGA
- the LCB5 gene encoding sphinganine kinase LCB5 (similar to Saccharomyces cerevisiae LCB5 (YLR260W) and LCB4 (YOR171C); ancestral locus Anc_6.48), with translation MPSPLLDRSKSSGSFASSESNSMSSTFLPEFQFSLNFGRRNNASSSKRESSDDSAQPTDSSRSIMSLTPKSLLKLKSSTKKVKSKDKKVRENNDEGPISLAVLMDDGILIKSRKPTAFELLNTTNNTAVTPSERRSMSSSTTSFRNSTDNENSNYLETASLISCVTCLSENMSNCTSGSSLESSHAQASIVTASTIALNNSDGTEMTESTTHLHNSYSSVNGQIPTNSVVPYSRILNARILDITKSDNKDITKALPIFKSFLRPNQHLVEITFAKPRRHDVIPKRLSLLIENESDNTSALIEEILQRSFRNTKRRRSLLVIVNPFGGKGNAKKIFMRKARPLLQASGFKIDVKYTKYSGHAVQIAQGIDIHKYDTICCASGDGIPHEVINGLYRRKDRVAAFNKLTITQIPCGSGNAMSVSCHWTNNPSYATLSLIKSIEKRVDVMRISQPSYYKDSPRISFLSQTYGIIAESDINTEFIRWMGPARFELGVALKILQRKQYPCDIYVKYCAKSKNELKSYYLQNKKHIQRNFDDCYNEYYDIYDMDENEEENLVTEKLFEVQYPPEGQIPNDWEKIDSEISNNIGIFYTGKMPYMAADTKFFPAALPSDGCMDMVITDSRTPFTRMVPILLALDKGSHVLQPEVLHSKITAYKIVPKVTTNTSQVNGNDATANGDGLFSIDGEKYPKEPLQVEVVPRLVKTLLRNGRFVDTGFDSM, from the coding sequence ATGCCTTCTCCTCTATTAGATAGGAGCAAGTCTTCTGGTTCGTTCGCTTCCTCAGAATCTAATTCAATGTCATCAACATTTTTGCctgaatttcaatttagcttaaattttggaagaagaaataatgcTTCCTCGAGTAAGCGCGAAAGCAGTGATGATTCCGCACAACCTACTGATTCAAGTAGAAGTATAATGAGCTTAACTCCAAAGAGCCttctaaaattgaaatcttcaaCTAAGAAGGTAAAAAGTAAGGATAAAAAGGTaagagaaaataatgatgaggGTCCAATATCGTTGGCAGTATTAATGGATGATGGTATTTTGATTAAGTCCAGAAAGCCCACTGCTTTCGAATTACTAAATACAACAAACAACACTGCAGTTACGCCATCAGAGAGAAGAAGCATGTCGAGTAGTACTACTAGTTTCAGAAATAGTACGGATAACGAAAATAGTAATTATCTAGAAACAGCTTCACTAATCAGTTGTGTTACTTGCCTAAGTGAAAATATGTCAAACTGCACATCAGGATCATCCTTAGAGTCGTCACATGCTCAAGCATCAATTGTCACGGCTTCTACCATAGCCTTAAATAATAGCGATGGTACAGAAATGACAGAAAGTACCACGCATTTGCATAattcatattcttctgTTAATGGACAAATTCCCACTAATTCTGTCGTACCCTATAGTAGGATACTTAACGCACGAATTTTGGACATAACAAAGTCAGATAACAAAGATATAACAAAAGCGTTACCCATATTCAAAAGCTTTCTAAGGCCAAATCAGCATCTAGTTGAAATAACTTTTGCTAAACCAAGGAGGCATGATGTTATCCCTAAAAGACTGAGTCTTTTGATCGAAAATGAATCCGACAATACATCTGCACTAATTGAAGAGATATTACAGAGAAGTTTTCGTAATACAAAGAGACGTAGGTCTCTGTTAGTTATTGTCAATCCATTTGGTGGTAAAGGTAATGCTAAAAAGATTTTCATGAGAAAGGCTAGACCGTTACTTCAAGCCAGTGGTTTTAAAATCGATGTCAAATATACCAAATATTCTGGGCACGCAGTTCAAATCGCTCAAGGCATCGATATTCATAAATATGATACAATTTGTTGTGCCTCAGGAGATGGCATACCACATGAAGTTATAAACGGTTTATACAGACGAAAAGATCGCGTTGCAGCATTTAACAAGTTAACAATCACTCAGATACCGTGTGGTTCAGGAAATGCAATGAGCGTCTCCTGTCATTGGACAAATAATCCATCTTATGCTACTTTAAGTCTGATTAAgtcaattgaaaagagagTAGATGTTATGCGAATATCGCAGCCCTCTTACTACAAGGATTCTCCAAGAATTTCATTTCTGAGCCAGACATATGGGATTATCGCTGAATCGGATATTAATACTGAATTTATAAGATGGATGGGACCTGCAAGATTTGAACTTGGCGTTGCACTTAAGattttacaaagaaaacaatatCCTTGTGATATTTATGTAAAATACTGTGCAAAGAGTAAAAATGAGTTAAAATCATATTATTTGCAGAATAAGAAGCATATTcagagaaattttgatgattgCTATAACGAATATTATGATATTTACGATATGGATGAAAATGAGGAAGAGAATCTGGTTACAGAAAAACTTTTTGAGGTTCAATACCCGCCTGAAGGTCAGATACCAAACGATTgggaaaaaattgattcggaaatatcaaataatattgGGATATTTTATACAGGAAAGATGCCATACATGGCAGCTGATACGAAATTTTTCCCAGCAGCGCTACCTTCAGATGGCTGTATGGATATGGTAATTACTGATTCAAGAACTCCTTTCACAAGAATGGTTCCAATTCTGCTGGCATTAGATAAAGGTTCACACGTTTTACAACCAGAAGTTTTACATTCAAAGATTACCGCTTATAAAATAGTTCCCAAAGTCACAACAAATACGAGTCAAGTGAATGGCAATGATGCAACAGCAAATGGTGACGGATTGTTTTCGATTGACGGTGAAAAATACCCAAAAGAACCTCTGCAAGTAGAAGTTGTACCAAGACTGGTGAAGACCCTTTTGAGAAATGGTAGATTTGTGGATACTGGTTTTGATTCAATGTGA